The following proteins are encoded in a genomic region of Montipora foliosa isolate CH-2021 chromosome 8, ASM3666993v2, whole genome shotgun sequence:
- the LOC137968607 gene encoding uncharacterized protein: MVACQKSPICLLNKLIPLLYSEEELANSCGLGIHTTKYLTAFCIQNEKAYPNSKEVNSAFTQQITYARVKAGRKAKTVDMTGL; encoded by the exons ATGGT AGCATGCCAGAAGAGCCCCATCTGTTTATTAAATAAACTTATACCTCTATTGTACTCCGAAGAAGAGCTAGCTAATTCCTGCGGCCTTGGAATTCACACCACAA AATATTTGACGGCATTCTGCATCCAAAACGAGAAAGCATATCCAAACAGCAAGGAGGTTAATTCGGCTTTCACACAACAAATTACTTACGCAAGGGTGAAAGCCGGTAGAAAAGCGAAAACTGTCGATATGACAGGACTATAA